A section of the Bacteroidota bacterium genome encodes:
- a CDS encoding type II secretion system F family protein, whose amino-acid sequence MSETIDIRKIRRPRNASTDVQINISKGANFWDFLNKDIRLGNSKLSDKLKESFYLELWSLVDAGVDIKTALELVKQEQKKTKVRKVFEFVQNAIVSGALFSSALKDAKEFSAYEYYSVQIGEETGKLLKVLKELSTYFGKKIKQRRQIIGAITYPLVVLVIAFAAVSFMVAYVVPMFADTFKRFGSDLPAITKVVIAVSGFIKSFIGVFLLALFGVIIFCAWQSKNKWFRKISSVLLLKMPVMGKMVQQIYLSRFSNTLSLLIGAKIPLVQALQLTRQMISFYPIENSLNDIEEKILSGIAFHKSLACHAIYPSKMVSIVKVGEEVNQLELFFARLSEQYAAEVEYQATMLSKFIEPLIIVILGLIVGVILIAMYLPLFRLGQAF is encoded by the coding sequence GTGAGTGAAACTATCGACATAAGAAAGATCAGGCGACCACGCAATGCCTCAACAGACGTTCAAATTAATATTTCGAAGGGTGCAAATTTTTGGGATTTTCTGAACAAAGACATCCGTCTTGGCAACAGTAAACTCTCGGACAAGTTAAAAGAAAGTTTTTACCTGGAGCTATGGAGTCTCGTAGATGCCGGAGTCGATATCAAGACAGCGCTTGAACTAGTGAAGCAGGAGCAGAAAAAAACAAAGGTTAGGAAAGTTTTCGAATTTGTTCAAAATGCAATTGTTAGTGGAGCTTTATTCTCTTCAGCTTTAAAAGACGCAAAAGAGTTCAGCGCTTATGAGTATTACAGTGTCCAGATAGGGGAGGAGACCGGAAAGTTATTGAAGGTATTAAAAGAGTTGTCAACTTATTTTGGAAAAAAGATCAAACAACGCCGGCAAATAATCGGCGCGATCACTTACCCTTTAGTTGTTCTTGTAATTGCATTTGCAGCAGTTTCTTTTATGGTCGCCTATGTAGTGCCTATGTTTGCTGATACATTTAAAAGATTTGGATCTGATCTGCCTGCGATCACAAAAGTTGTTATTGCAGTTTCAGGATTTATCAAAAGTTTTATTGGTGTTTTTTTGTTAGCCTTGTTCGGTGTAATTATTTTTTGCGCCTGGCAATCTAAAAATAAATGGTTCAGGAAAATTTCATCCGTTCTTTTATTAAAGATGCCCGTGATGGGAAAAATGGTTCAACAGATATATTTATCGAGGTTTTCAAATACCTTGTCACTATTGATCGGTGCTAAGATACCATTAGTACAAGCGTTGCAGCTAACGAGACAAATGATCAGTTTTTACCCTATTGAAAATTCACTTAACGATATTGAAGAAAAAATCCTTTCGGGTATCGCCTTTCACAAAAGCCTGGCTTGTCATGCAATTTACCCTTCAAAGATGGTTTCGATCGTTAAAGTGGGAGAGGAAGTTAATCAATTGGAACTTTTTTTTGCACGCTTGTCAGAACAATATGCTGCAGAAGTAGAATACCAGGCAACAATGCTTAGCAAATTTATCGAGCCTTTGATAATCGTTATACTTGGATTGATCGTCGGAGTAATATTGATCGCAATGTATTTGCCGCTATTCAGGTTGGGCCAGGCATTTTGA